The nucleotide window cccacattttttttttcattgttgttagtttttttgttctttCGTTCACTAAATGTTCTGTGGCTCTCTTTCTCGCCCCTCTGTGCACTTTTCCAACCCTGTCCTTGTGGAAGAATGGCTTGACCTTTTTTCTCTCGACACatcttcttctcccccctctcaacCTGTCCGCTGTCCTTCATCTCTCTAtttccctttctccttttctctgtctctctttccccaccccctcccttccatcacctgctctgtcctcctcctctcccccctctctctgcatgaCTGGGTGTTATGTTGTGTCTCTCCTCTGGGGGGCTCCAGAGGACCGTAGGAACCAGCTCCAGGGCATGATGTCGGACTTCCCCCCCAaaccctccccgcccccctcagtCTCGGGACAGTCTCGCTCTGGCGAAGGTAAggcccctttctcctcctgctcccctcttctcctccctctcttctcctcctccctccccaaagTCACTCTTCTGCTCTCAACCCCCGTCCGGTCTGGACCTGGGTGGGTCTATGTAGGTGTTGTTGTCAGGCATGTTTTAAGCTCTGTGATGCAATCCTGTGATGCAttcctttgtgtctgtgttgcttTCTAAAGAGTTTGTTTGAGGCAGGCCAGTTGTGTGTTAGCCGAtgctctaatgtgtgtgtgtgtgtgttgtactgtaggtatcagtggatgtgtgtgtgtgtcctcccgtCCCCTAGGTGGCGCTCTGGGTTTTTCCTCTGACGTCTTCATCCTAGATGCCGTTGGGGGTGGAGACATGAACCTGGGCGAGCTGGCTGACCTTACTGTCGCCAATGACAACGACCTCTCCATGGACGTGAGTTCACAATGGCGTGTTCTATTGTTCacatactctctccctcacacacgcaAGTCCCTCATGCTGTTCTTttcattgtgtgtgcgtgtgcgtgtgcgtgtgcgtgtgcgtgtgtgtgtgtgtgtgtgtgtgtgtgtggtactagatGCAGGATAACCGGGAGGAGTTTAAGAAGACGTGGAACCCTCGTTTCACCCTGCGGAGCCACTTTGACGCCATCAGGGCCATGACCTTTCACCCCGAACACCCGGTGCTCATCACAGCCTCCGAGGACGGCACGCTCAAGCTGTGGAACCTCAACAAGGCCATGCACTCCAAAAAgtgagaaccacacacactgcaggaggACCTACTAGTAGGGCAGGATGATAGAAGAATGtaacaagtacaggtacattgaCAAACGGGACAGAAACCTGAAAGGGATGTTGGGTAAGGGTCCATGGCAGGGTCAACCAGCTGAGTAGATGGGGTGGGTAGTAGCATGACCGGAGTAGCTAGCTAGGACAGTGTTGTAGCAGTAGCAGCTAGTGTGTTGCAGCTGTTGCAGTTAGCTAACATACTGTCGTAGTTGTGACTGTTAGCTAGCACACTGCTGTAGCTGTAGCAGCTACTGTGTCGTAGCTGTAGCAGCGACTGTGTCGTAGCTGTAGCAGCTACTGTGTCGTAGCTGTAGCAGCTACTGTGTCGTAGCTGTAGCAACTAGCTAACTAACTGTGTTCTCCTGCAGGAACGCAGCACTGGATGTTGAGCCCATCTACACGTTCAGAGCACATAGGTAAGTTCATACcttgcacggacacacacacccacacacccaaatGCATATGTAGTTAGCTTCTGTGTACTGACCTTCTTTGTCTTGTGTGTTCAGCGGGGCAGTGCTGTCTCTGGCCATGGGGGGTGACGGGGACTTGTGTTATAGTGGAGGTCTGGATGGAACTGTGCGCTGCTGGAAGATTCCAGACCTGAACGTTGACCCCTATGACAACTACGGtcagtttctctctcgctctctcgctctctgattTGTCAATGTGCTTTACCAAGACAGCCATAGTCATTCTTTGTCAAACCcctgtgtttctttctctctctccttctatcttcctccttccctcagacCCAGGTATAGAGAACAGTGTGCTGGCAGGCCACGAAGACTCGGTGTGGGGTCTGGCGTACTCCGCCCCCCTCCAGCGCCTGGCGTCCTGCTCCGCAGATGGGACTATCCGTCTCTGGGATCCACAGAACTCCTCCCCCTGCATATCTGTCTTCAACAAGGAAAGAGGTATGTGTGGTGAAGATACGTGAAGCAATTTGGCTTAAAAGAACTTGGCTCCAAATTCATTTCAGATTTGATAAGGGTTATAAGTATTTCTATTTTCTCCAtcatcccttcatcctctcctccagagcaCGGCACGCCGACATCTGTGGCGttcgtgacccctgacccctcccagGTGGTTGTGTCGTTTGACGGCGGCGAGACGCTGCTGTACGACCTTAACACAGAGCAAAGCATCATGGTCCTGGAGACCCAAACCAAGGACGGTGAGTCGCAGGGGATTCCGGGTCACAACACAGAATGTTCCGGAACATTGGAATCAGAAGTGCTGTACAGAGTGGACCATAAATCTTGAActtgtcgtgtgtgtgtatatgtgtgtggccCCAGCAGGCAGCGAGCTGATTAACCGTGTGGTTAGCCATCCCTCTGAGCCCATCTCCGTCACAGCACATGAGAACCGCACTATCCGCTTCCTTGACAACAagacaggtgtgtttgtgtgtgtgtttgtcactcATTTAGGTTGATTTGTATTTTTCTGGGATTCCTTgggttaactgtgtgtgtgtgtgtgtgtctctatagGTAAAGTGGTCCACTCCATGGTCGCCCATCTCGATGCAGTCACCTGTTTGACCACGGACCCTAAAGGCACTTACCTAATCTCTGGGAGTGAGTACCTGGCCTCGTTTTGGTTTGCTTGACTTCATCTGAATGAGAAGTTATTGAAATATACAATCACTGAAAGATGGCATGAAATAAATAATCACAAGATGACTTATGATTATAGATGATTTAAAACCCAGTGCAGGTGGGCTGATTCTGCCGTGTGCATGTCGCCCCCTGCAGGTCATGACTGCTCGGTGCGTCTGTGGATGCTGGACAACAGGACGTGTGTCCAGGAGATCACCGCCCACAGGAAGAAGCATGACGAGGCGATCCACGACGtggccttccatccctcccagcCCTTCATCGCCAGCGCCGGGGCCGACGCACTCGCCAAGATCTTTGtctgaggaagaagagaaggaggagacagaggatggGACCATGCCATCATCATCATGCTTACATGCCAATGCAAACACGTAAACACACTTTTTTCTGAGACACATGCtgaaacacgtacacacacacacagaccgaacTGTGTCCTGCAGCCCACTGGTTGGGTTACCACAGGACTTCATTTCCCCATCCTTTTTTTAACTTGCTGTGATACTACTAATCATTCTGCTTTTCAAAAAACTCACTGGGCTGCTCTGTGGTTGATTAGCTAGGTCTGGACTAGACCGCTCTGCACTACACCACTCTGGTATGTTCCCTATATCAGCCAGTTGCTATGACACACAGTGCTTTGGAACTGGTGACACTAAGCATGCCCGTGCAGACCAAaacctacacacatgcacacacacactatacttcCTTGTTCTGTTAAAAGCCTGTTTTCGTTTTAAGAAACACATCCGTTGCAAACCTGTGTGTAAGTTCCTCAACACTGCTCAGTGAGGCAGCGAGGGCCGTCAGTGATACCCCATCACCAAGGGGAAGCACACATCTCCAAACCCTCCAGTGCTAGGTAGTTAGCTGGTCAGGGTGGGTAGGTTAGTCGTCTGGATGGATAGTTATGCTAGTTAGCCAGGATAGGTGTGTGTTCTGAGAAGATTCCTTCACGGTGTATGGATAATCAGCTTTACTTTCATTCTCTTGGACCAGACTGAGTTGAATGGTGTTCTATGGGCCGGACATTtcatgaatgtatgtgtgtgtgtgtctgagtgcttGTGGGAAAGATGGCTTGTTACGCTGTACAATATGACTTATAAACAGTCTTTTCTTTGCTTCTGAAGATTCTAGTcttatcttcatcatcatcactattaTCAGCACCTATTgcggagggagtgggggagggagagagggagggacggaggggacTGAACACTCCTACAGGGAACTCATGCGGTAGgcagggtgtgggtgtgtctgctcACAGCACTAGTCATATATTGGTGCTAAGACCATATTAGTCTGAGTCTAAATcagggacctgtgtgtgtgctctggttcctcttcctgccctgCAGTGGGCAACAGTTGCCCTGGAGTATACCTCCTAGAGAGTTTAGTGGTAGGAAACTGTTGTCCGTGCTGTGTCAAAGGAGAATGTGAGT belongs to Hypomesus transpacificus isolate Combined female chromosome 15, fHypTra1, whole genome shotgun sequence and includes:
- the strn4 gene encoding striatin-4 isoform X2 produces the protein MEAERSGGVAGGTNQNAGGSGVGRNPNGPKSGLGQATTTAAAAAAAGAMAGSSQPRESQDGDAGLSLPGILHFIQFEWGRFQAEKYRWEAERDELRAQVAFLQGERKGQENMKQDLVRRIKMLEYALKQERSKHQKLKTGSDQSPEDKRPEEAEQIPNGPAETDSEPANQMSWKEGRQLLRKYLEEVGYSDTILDMRSKRVRSLLGRTSPEANGPAPSEPPPDPEPLAGGESLLVRQIEEQIKRNAGKENSKEHLGGSVLDKIPFLHGCEDDDEDDSDEEDDFQGMGTDCIDGSRKNKKPRVKMGLEPMTTELDPEDDEDEDDSEDALGEFDFLGSGEEGEGAGEARISGDGRELEDRRNQLQGMMSDFPPKPSPPPSVSGQSRSGEGGALGFSSDVFILDAVGGGDMNLGELADLTVANDNDLSMDMQDNREEFKKTWNPRFTLRSHFDAIRAMTFHPEHPVLITASEDGTLKLWNLNKAMHSKKNAALDVEPIYTFRAHSGAVLSLAMGGDGDLCYSGGLDGTVRCWKIPDLNVDPYDNYDPGIENSVLAGHEDSVWGLAYSAPLQRLASCSADGTIRLWDPQNSSPCISVFNKEREHGTPTSVAFVTPDPSQVVVSFDGGETLLYDLNTEQSIMVLETQTKDGSELINRVVSHPSEPISVTAHENRTIRFLDNKTGKVVHSMVAHLDAVTCLTTDPKGTYLISGSHDCSVRLWMLDNRTCVQEITAHRKKHDEAIHDVAFHPSQPFIASAGADALAKIFV
- the strn4 gene encoding striatin-4 isoform X1, which encodes MEAERSGGVAGGTNQNAGGSGVGRNPNGPKSGLGQATTTAAAAAAAGAMAGSSQPRESQDGDAGLSLPGILHFIQFEWGRFQAEKYRWEAERDELRAQVAFLQGERKGQENMKQDLVRRIKMLEYALKQERSKHQKLKTGSDQSPEDKRPEEAEQIPNGPAETDSEPANQMSWKEGRQLLRKYLEEVGYSDTILDMRSKRVRSLLGRTSPEANGPAPSEPPPDPEPLAGGESLLVRQIEEQIKRNAGKENSKEHLGGSVLDKIPFLHGCEDDDEDDSDEEDDFQGMGTDCIDGSRKNKKPRVKMGLEPMTTELDPEDDEDEDDSEDALGEFDFLGSGEEGEGAGEARISGDGRELEDRRNQLQGMMSDFPPKPSPPPSVSGQSRSGEGGALGFSSDVFILDAVGGGDMNLGELADLTVANDNDLSMDMQDNREEFKKTWNPRFTLRSHFDAIRAMTFHPEHPVLITASEDGTLKLWNLNKAMHSKKNAALDVEPIYTFRAHSGAVLSLAMGGDGDLCYSGGLDGTVRCWKIPDLNVDPYDNYDPGIENSVLAGHEDSVWGLAYSAPLQRLASCSADGTIRLWDPQNSSPCISVFNKEREHGTPTSVAFVTPDPSQVVVSFDGGETLLYDLNTEQSIMVLETQTKDAGSELINRVVSHPSEPISVTAHENRTIRFLDNKTGKVVHSMVAHLDAVTCLTTDPKGTYLISGSHDCSVRLWMLDNRTCVQEITAHRKKHDEAIHDVAFHPSQPFIASAGADALAKIFV